From a single Candidatus Brevundimonas phytovorans genomic region:
- a CDS encoding ammonium transporter, whose translation MTAPTISKAAAFCCGLFAMALAAPAFAAAPPGLLAHQVPLALDGAGTAWILTSTALVLMMTLPGLALFYGGMVRKKNLIATIAHSTAAMAIVTVLWFMAGYTLSFGTSGAATNGFIGGVQALFLNGVGVKTAHALTPGLPEFLWISYQLTFAIITPALIAGAFAERIKFSASVLFFTLWHLIVYAPICHQVWGGGWMGELGVLDFAGGAVVHVNAGVAGLVCAIVLGPRHGWGRDNMAPHNLAFTAIGTGLLFVGWMGFNGGSAAGANEIAAVAVFNTLLAPAAAAVGWIAVEWTLKKKPTLLGLLTGVVAGLVAITPAAGFVDPRGAFLIGLISGPVAYVGAVWLKHKLKYDDSLDAFGVHGIAGIAGALLTGVFANAAINPAAEGATLWKQAIGLGGAMLWSAVGTFVVLMICKYTVGLRVEKEAEIEGLDYSQHGEAMH comes from the coding sequence ATGACAGCACCGACGATTTCCAAGGCCGCAGCATTCTGTTGCGGCCTTTTCGCCATGGCCCTTGCGGCGCCCGCCTTCGCCGCCGCCCCGCCCGGTCTGCTGGCGCATCAGGTTCCGCTGGCGCTCGACGGCGCCGGCACAGCCTGGATCCTGACTTCAACAGCCCTGGTGCTGATGATGACCCTGCCGGGTCTGGCCCTCTTCTACGGCGGCATGGTTCGGAAGAAGAACCTGATCGCCACCATCGCCCATTCCACGGCGGCCATGGCCATCGTCACCGTCCTCTGGTTCATGGCCGGCTACACCCTGTCCTTCGGGACCAGCGGCGCGGCCACCAACGGCTTCATCGGCGGGGTCCAGGCCCTCTTCCTCAACGGTGTGGGGGTGAAGACGGCCCACGCCCTGACCCCCGGCCTGCCCGAGTTCCTGTGGATCAGCTATCAGCTGACCTTCGCCATCATCACCCCCGCCCTGATCGCGGGCGCCTTCGCCGAGCGGATCAAGTTCTCGGCCAGCGTCCTCTTCTTCACCCTGTGGCACCTGATCGTCTATGCGCCGATCTGCCACCAGGTCTGGGGCGGCGGCTGGATGGGCGAGCTGGGCGTGCTCGACTTCGCCGGCGGGGCCGTGGTCCACGTCAATGCCGGCGTGGCCGGTCTGGTCTGCGCCATCGTGCTCGGCCCGCGTCACGGCTGGGGTCGCGACAACATGGCCCCGCACAACCTGGCCTTCACCGCCATCGGCACAGGCCTGCTGTTCGTCGGCTGGATGGGCTTCAACGGCGGCTCGGCCGCCGGGGCCAATGAGATCGCCGCCGTCGCCGTCTTCAACACCCTGCTGGCCCCCGCCGCCGCCGCCGTCGGCTGGATCGCGGTGGAATGGACGTTGAAGAAGAAGCCGACCCTGCTGGGCCTGCTGACCGGCGTGGTCGCCGGCCTGGTCGCCATCACCCCCGCCGCCGGCTTCGTCGACCCCAGGGGCGCCTTCCTGATCGGCCTGATCTCGGGCCCCGTCGCCTATGTCGGCGCCGTCTGGCTCAAGCACAAACTCAAGTACGACGACAGCCTCGACGCCTTTGGCGTGCACGGCATCGCCGGCATCGCCGGGGCCCTGCTGACCGGGGTCTTCGCCAACGCCGCCATCAACCCCGCCGCCGAAGGGGCCACCCTGTGGAAGCAGGCCATCGGCCTGGGCGGCGCCATGCTGTGGAGCGCCGTAGGCACCTTCGTGGTGCTGATGATCTGCAAATACACCGTCGGCCTGCGCGTCGAGAAGGAGGCCGAGATCGAGGGTCTCGACTACAGCCAGCACGGCGAGGCCATGCACTGA